AAATTTAGCTCCTCCATAAAATTCTCACCTTCCTCATGTTTCAGAAGTTGTTATGAACCTTAATGCCTAAAAGAACATGTAACGCAATATATAAGAGAACAATCTGGTCTTcgattttttgttttcttccatCCATTTCCCATCGCAGAAAATGAATGTACTTTCTAATTGTAGTCGACATTTAATATCCTAACCCTCTGGGACCTTACACTCGTTTAACCATCTACTTAAGGAAATATTCGACAGCGAATTaattttgaacttttaGCAGACATGATATTTCCATTAAGATACTGTTCTTTTTTACTCGCCTTTTTTTTGCGCCTAATCACTGCAGCATCTGAAGATTTTACTTTGAAATTAAGTGCTGCAGGAACTAAAGTTGATGGGTTTAACATTTATGTTGATGACCAACATAGAATTGTTTTGTCAAAGTCTGGTCAATCGATGAGTGGTGCAATCCAGGATGATGGTACAttaaaattgaataatGGCGAAACCgttggaattggaaaaaacTACCTTTCCACAGAAGCATTGTCCTCTTCATTCATAATTGCAGAACCATGGACCATTGTCGGAGGAAAATTGAAGCTATATGATGGTGACTTCCACTCCATTTATTCCGGTACAGATGACATTTACGTATTAGGGTCTAAGAATGCTGCTATGGGGCGTTCTGATGTAATTGTGGTGTCTATCGTCCCAGTTGATAGCAATGGAAATGTTATTGCGGACTTTTCTGCCACCacctcatcctcatcagCGGCTTCCTCCACTGCAGCAAAgacaagttcttttttAAGCTCTACTACTTCTGCTTCTATCAGTTCTAATACCGTTGATGGAGGTATTCCCAGTTCATCATCAACCCCTTctgtttcatcattttcaagcgcttcttcttctgaatcGTCAATTTCAAGTATTTCTCCTTCTGTCACAATCGCTTCCGTTACATCTTCAGTTCCAATATCTACAACTCTGGAGTCTAGTACAAGTCAAAAAGATTTGAACAGTGAGTCGTTCAGTTATTCGAACGACTTCCAAACGACATCGCTGAAGGAAGGCAGTTCTGCATCTGAGAGCACTACCGGTCATATTGCCACATCTATCTCGGTAAGTTCAAGCAATCAAACTACTGCCACAGTAGAAAGTTTGTATAGTGGTGCAGCTTCCCATACTAGAGCAACATTAAGTCTTCTATTCTTACTTTTAGGAGGATTCGTTTAGAAGGCTAGGTGCTCCATATTAGTTCTTATACTGTGGGTGATAAATGACTTTGAAGATAAACACTTCTCGTCATTTTTAATCAAaagatcttcttgattaaCAAAGATGGGAGAACAAATCAGATATATTTTCCCCATACcctttttgaaaaatgttagaaaaacaaaaattaaataGAATAATACCCCTATGCAGACATACAGACAGATACATTATATGTAATTTTGAGCGCTCTATTTGAATTAGAGGCTTGtttttaaaagaaagattttTATGACATATGACTACGAGTGATCAATGTTTAAGGGAGCCATTTTATCAAATACTTTAAAAACTCTTTCCATCTTCTAAAAAGTAATATCTATTCTTGATAACAACTTGTGATATTTTATACCCAAAAATGACTTTAACTTTCTTATTCTAAAAAACACAAAGAGCTTCTCCACGTCTTTACATGCACAAAGAGATgcaaatatcaaaacttATCAACTTCTTTCCTACCATTTTCCAATAGTTAAAGTAACTACAACTTACGTACATTTTGTCTTATATAATGGAACAAATAGTACCATACCGTTGAATTAGTTCATATTAACCCAAATATGTTAACCAAAGATCTAGTTTGGCAATTCCTTTGCGAATGCACGaacttgttcttcaaattccTTAACCTTCTCTTCAGATTGAGTGTTAGCACCATACAAGTACAATGGCTTAACAACATTCAAACCCGAGTAACCGAAAGTGGTTAAAGTTCCGGATAGCAACTTGCTGACGACTTCATTTGGATCACCTGGCTTGTAAGCATTCTCTGGGGAACCACCTAGGGtaacaacaagagaagcATTTCTACCAGAGAcagtcttcttcttcaaaacttcTGGATCACTTAATTCTGGGTGCTCCCAGTAGTTGTATGCAAAACCGTTAGAGAATACTCTGTCGATCCAGCCCTTCAATATAGCTGGCAAATTGAACCACCAGATTGGGAAGACAAATAGAATTGTGTCAGCCCACAAAAGTTTTTGCTGTTCCTCAACAACATCCTTGGTTAGGGTGCCGTTGGCTGTGTAATCCTTCGACGCAATTTGTGGGTTAAACTTCTTATCAGCTGGGTAATCAGGGAAGTCCGAAACATCGACTTCACTCTTCCACTTCATGGCATACAAATCACTAACTTTGACCTCATCTCCTTGGGACTTTAATTGACCAACAAGCTCATCTAGCAAATGACCATTCAAAGATTTACGCTCTGGGTGAGcgaaaacaataaatacCTTTCTGCCCattcttattattttgttgcCTATATTATACTATCGTACGACTCTATCTTACTTAGTGTCGGTTATAGGTGCTATATATGAATCATGATTCATATTCTAAAACATTGaatgaagaacaaagaagTTTTCACTCGAGGGTGCCATGCTATTTATATAAGTTGGCTCAAGAGACATCCAATCCACATGAACCCTTAATTTCCTGATTGTACATTTTCAGGCGGTGCAATAAGAGTGGTGTGCAATCCACAGACTTCACATACTAGTAAATTTCTGAAGTGGGTTCAAGGAAAACCCTAGAAAATTACAAATCGTTAGATACATGATACGTTAGTATCTCCCCTTACAAAGTAGAGGACCCTCGATAATTACCAATCCGTTCATAATACCACATTTGTAAACCTTGACAGAACCCTTCCGGTGCGTCAGTTTCTTGGaattttctatttctacTATTTCATTACCTACAACATCTCCTGCCACAATTAAGTAATCTATTATTAATGTAACCCACCTGTGTGCGGGAATTTCTAAAGCCACTCattaaaaaagaaatttaTTTTCGAAAATGACCCTCGAGACTCGAGAAAAGCAACAGTCAGAGCTCGTAGCAACATACTGAAACCTTCACATAGATAGCGTTACATATCTCAAACCCGTTTTTAATAATGTGTTAACAATGCAGGCATCCGAGGCTGAACGGAACAATACTGCATTACCCACTCGTTAATTAATCATCGAATGGCTTTGGGTGCATTCAAAGGCAACGcataatttttttttttttagatttaCAACGGCGAATTCAATTCGCCATCAGAGTCGTTCTTCTCCAGCTACGAGGAATGAACAATTATATTTacaattctcttttcttgtaaGATGTATGCCTGTATAGTCGTGGCTATATGTGCTGAAATTATATCGAGTTTCTAAGTTTCGATCGAAGTCTATGAACATGGAATCACTGTATGTCCCTTAGTtgcttgtttttctttgtattcCGTAGAAAATACTAGCCCAGTTTCAAGACACTAAGGATCACCCTATACTTTAGTCGAACTTTTCGCGATAAACTAAAGGAACTACAACAACCGTTGATTTGAGGTGTATATTGGGAGGCACATAACCCATTTAGAATATCCACTTTCATCTTCAGTTATACGCAGAATTCTCTCCTTCATACAGTTCTTATTTAATGAGGGGAAAAAGAGTTTACAGGTCTATACATATTAAGGTACTAAAGAGTTTTGCGAATCTTTAATTCGGACTTTATGTAGCTCGAGTTTTGGAACTACTGATTATGAGTTGATGGCTTGATAGGTGTGCCTGGAGCTTCATTGTTATATTCTCCCACGAAGTATTTTACTACATCATACCATCTATTTTCTTagtatatttatttttctttttgccAAGTAAAATGCTATATGCCTACCTGCAAAATGATTATATGAATTCACTATGGGGTGCGAAACAAAGTCAACAATAAAGTTATGGCTGTTTCAcagttttttttaatgGTTTTTCGTCCTTTTAGAACTTCAAGCGCTGTCTCTGCGTATTATTCCGTATTAAATTGTTTGCGGATATAAATCTATACCTCAAGCAGTTGACTCAATCtcattatttctttgaGTCAAGATAAGTGTTGCTTTATTCATTGAGTCGATCCTAGAAgcttaatttttttttttttttggggaTTCTGGAGATTAAGACATAATGAAGACTAAGACTGATAATGCCGAGAAAAGACAATTGTAGACACCGTCCtttaaaaaacaaaaacttaATTACCGTTCTTGGCAAATAAGTGCCGATGTCAATGTAATAGATAGTAATCTTCGAATCGATACTGTGTCTATGAGAAGGCATTTCATAATAAAGTCTTTAATCGACATACCGCAGTCATGCTATCATTAAAAACAAGCGATATATCAAAAGTCCGACATGAGGGGTAATCAAACAGTAATTATAAATATGGTGTAAATAACAGCATGCCTCATTTAATTTCTCAGAAAGGCGATGGCTAGTTCATTATTTCTCAGACAAATTAAGTTAATGATGTACCATGAAGTGATcctaaaagaagaaagacagAAATAAAACTGGGAAAATGTCAATAAACACTAGCAGAGCTAGTAAAGATGCTATTTTAATCAGCGAAAATCATCATGAGAAGGGGCTTGACTACGTTAATATAAGTAAATCATCTGATGACTCTGAATTAAGCTTACACCAagataataatatcaaGATCATTTCTGCTAAAGATGCCGATGTAACAGTCAGCTTTATGAACAAATATGACCACATTACACCTGAAATTTCCCCTGAAGAGGAGAAAAGTCTCTCCAGAAAGTTGGTATTAATTGTTGTTCCTCTTTGCGCGTTAGTGAATTTCGTTTTGTATGCTGATAAAGGTACGGCCTCCTACACTTCGATATTTGGGATGTGGAAGGACACTAATATGAACCAAAATAGATACAATAACTCCActactttattttatgtGGGGTACATTGTTGGACAGGTTAACTTAATACTTGTGCAAAAGTTTCCAATTGGTTACCTCCTCTCAATTTTATGTTTCGTATGGTCCCTCCTAATATTCATGCATACCGTTGCTACAAACTATCAAACTATTTATGCACTAAGGTTTCTACTTGGGTTCGTAGAATCTATCGCGGTACCGATATTAAATATTACTATGGGCCAATTCTTAAAtgcaaaggaaaaaagttGGACTGCTTCACTGTTCTATATCACCTGTTTGGGAAATGATATAGTCCTTGGGTTTATAGCTTATGGATTACTACACGTTAAGGCTACAATACGCATTTGGAAACTTTTTATGATTGTTATTGGTTCCATAAGTATACTAACAACAATTTTTGTAATTCTGATTTATCCAAACAATCCCACTACAGCGAAATTTCTCTCGGTAAAGGAAAGAGTGTGGGTGATCAGAAGGGTGCAAAAAACAACAGGTTCTTCCATAGAACAAAAAGTGataaaaaaacatcaaGCAATCGAAGCAATTAGAGATCCGGTTTCGTGGCTCTTTTGtgcttttttcttttgtaatcAATTGTCTAACAATTTGGTTTATCAAGAAAAGTTATTGTTCAAGGAAATTGGCGTTTCTACATTAGGGTCTACACTTGTATCTGTTGCATATGGCGGTTTCGCAGTGATCTGCGCAGTAATTGCTGCTTTCATAATTAAACTCAGAAATGATTTTACGGCATATTCAGTTATATTTTGGACCATATTTCCTTTTATAGGTAGTATTGCAATGATCACTTTACCTTGGGATAAAACCTATGCGTTATTGGCTATGATTATATTATGCTCAACAAAGGGTGTTACTTGGATATTAATGTTTTCCTGGACTTCAACAACCGTTTCAGGTTATACCAAAAAGGTCACCAGAAATGCGATGATTATGATAGCATATGGCATAGCAAACATTATCTCGCCCCAATTATGGCAAGCTAGGAACAAGCCAAGATATTATCCAGCTTGGATTGTCCAGTTAGTCTTTTCGTTTATTCTTGGGCCTATTATTGCCTTCTCAATTAGATACGTTTTAGCGAAGAGAAATAATGAAAGACTCTTACTAACCACCTCTTCTGATGAACTTGATTATGGATATATAAAAAACGAAGATGAGGAGAGTGCTACAGTGCACAAGCAAAA
The Kluyveromyces marxianus DMKU3-1042 DNA, complete genome, chromosome 1 DNA segment above includes these coding regions:
- the Nqo2 gene encoding NAD(P)H-dependent oxidoreductase, with the translated sequence MGRKVFIVFAHPERKSLNGHLLDELVGQLKSQGDEVKVSDLYAMKWKSEVDVSDFPDYPADKKFNPQIASKDYTANGTLTKDVVEEQQKLLWADTILFVFPIWWFNLPAILKGWIDRVFSNGFAYNYWEHPELSDPEVLKKKTVSGRNASLVVTLGGSPENAYKPGDPNEVVSKLLSGTLTTFGYSGLNVVKPLYLYGANTQSEEKVKEFEEQVRAFAKELPN
- the YCT1 gene encoding uncharacterized protein, whose protein sequence is MSINTSRASKDAILISENHHEKGLDYVNISKSSDDSELSLHQDNNIKIISAKDADVTVSFMNKYDHITPEISPEEEKSLSRKLVLIVVPLCALVNFVLYADKGTASYTSIFGMWKDTNMNQNRYNNSTTLFYVGYIVGQVNLILVQKFPIGYLLSILCFVWSLLIFMHTVATNYQTIYALRFLLGFVESIAVPILNITMGQFLNAKEKSWTASLFYITCLGNDIVLGFIAYGLLHVKATIRIWKLFMIVIGSISILTTIFVILIYPNNPTTAKFLSVKERVWVIRRVQKTTGSSIEQKVIKKHQAIEAIRDPVSWLFCAFFFCNQLSNNLVYQEKLLFKEIGVSTLGSTLVSVAYGGFAVICAVIAAFIIKLRNDFTAYSVIFWTIFPFIGSIAMITLPWDKTYALLAMIILCSTKGVTWILMFSWTSTTVSGYTKKVTRNAMIMIAYGIANIISPQLWQARNKPRYYPAWIVQLVFSFILGPIIAFSIRYVLAKRNNERLLLTTSSDELDYGYIKNEDEESATVHKQNIAALDLTDFENRRFIYPL